A window of Auraticoccus monumenti contains these coding sequences:
- a CDS encoding oxidoreductase: protein MPWTAADLPDQTGRTVVVTGATSGLGRVTARELARAGAHVVLTARDGTRGERTLAELTAEPGLRGSLEVRALDLADLASVRAFVAGLPGPVDVLVNNAGVMAVPLGRTADGFETQLGTNHLGHFALTLGLLPQVTDRVVTLSSVAHRTGSVDLTDLGWTRRRYSPWGAYGQSKLANLLFTLELQRRLQAAGSPVRALAAHPGYSATNLQRGFANPVVSAVGALVRRVVAQSEEQGALPQLYAATQDLPGGSYVGPDGMFESRGHPTLVGRTALASDPALAAALWQESERLTGATWPLG from the coding sequence ATGCCGTGGACCGCAGCCGACCTGCCCGACCAGACCGGGCGCACCGTCGTCGTCACCGGAGCCACCAGCGGCCTGGGTCGGGTGACCGCGCGCGAGCTGGCCCGGGCGGGGGCCCACGTCGTGCTGACCGCGCGGGACGGGACGAGGGGCGAGCGCACGCTGGCCGAGCTGACGGCCGAGCCGGGGCTGCGGGGCAGCCTGGAGGTCCGTGCGCTCGACCTGGCCGACCTGGCCTCGGTCCGCGCCTTCGTCGCCGGCCTGCCCGGTCCGGTGGACGTGCTGGTCAACAACGCCGGCGTGATGGCGGTCCCGCTGGGGCGCACCGCCGACGGCTTCGAGACCCAGCTGGGCACCAACCACCTGGGTCACTTCGCCCTCACCCTCGGGCTGCTGCCCCAGGTCACCGACCGCGTCGTGACCCTCTCCTCGGTGGCCCACCGGACCGGCTCGGTCGACCTCACCGACCTCGGCTGGACCCGACGCCGCTACTCGCCCTGGGGCGCCTACGGGCAGTCCAAGCTGGCCAACCTGCTGTTCACCCTGGAGCTGCAGCGCCGGCTGCAGGCCGCCGGCTCACCGGTGCGGGCACTGGCCGCGCACCCCGGGTACTCCGCCACGAACCTGCAGCGCGGGTTCGCCAACCCGGTGGTGTCCGCGGTGGGCGCGCTGGTCCGGCGGGTGGTGGCCCAGAGCGAGGAGCAGGGCGCGCTGCCGCAGCTCTACGCCGCCACCCAGGACCTGCCCGGAGGCAGCTACGTCGGACCGGACGGGATGTTCGAGTCCCGCGGGCACCCGACGCTGGTCGGGCGGACGGCCCTGGCCAGCGACCCCGCGCTGGCGGCGGCGCTGTGGCAGGAGTCCGAGCGGCTGACCGGGGCGACCTGGCCGCTGGGCTGA
- a CDS encoding M1 family metallopeptidase, whose amino-acid sequence MSGPPLLTRPPAQHVRPPAGRGRDGFWWLLPAGALPLLVVVVLVAVVGLSPRPVSPLAGAGDPYFPDYGAGGYDALSYLVDVTVDDTVLGGTTTVTARATQDLDDVHLDLGLPVTRVTVDGEEAEFETGDGNDLRVEAPRRLDRGQEFVVRVDYAGDPTEVRAEGQREGTSPWYRDGEEQGVAGEPESSAWWFPADDHPEDPALFEVRARVRDGLQAISVGELVSRDVAQEDGWDTWHWRANQPMATYLTFLMVGRYRIDEGRVSGRPYVYAVSERFTPVQQDDLLAELAETPEWVAELERDLGPYPFSELGGVVPPFRFWFAGLETQTRPVYDGRSLLDDDYADTLLVHELAHMWFGDNVTLSRWDDIFNNEGWASYMEWVVEERRGGPTPNERMLRSYDQLVDEDRFWAVPMDDPGAERVFATVYDRGPMALQALRNLIGDPAFTRLMRDWAQTPGARSVEDFRARTDEVTDVDLDPWYEAWFRGTTAPARIPEHGFGA is encoded by the coding sequence GTGAGCGGTCCGCCCCTGCTCACCCGCCCTCCCGCGCAGCACGTCCGACCCCCGGCCGGCCGGGGACGCGACGGGTTCTGGTGGCTGCTGCCGGCCGGGGCGCTGCCGCTGCTGGTGGTGGTCGTGCTGGTGGCGGTGGTGGGCCTCAGCCCGCGCCCGGTGAGCCCGCTGGCCGGGGCCGGCGACCCCTACTTCCCCGACTACGGTGCCGGCGGCTACGACGCGCTGTCCTACCTGGTCGACGTCACCGTCGACGACACCGTGCTCGGCGGGACCACCACGGTCACCGCCCGGGCCACCCAGGACCTCGACGACGTCCACCTCGACCTCGGCCTCCCGGTCACCCGGGTCACCGTGGACGGCGAGGAGGCCGAGTTCGAGACCGGGGACGGCAACGACCTGCGGGTGGAGGCGCCACGGCGGCTGGACCGGGGGCAGGAGTTCGTGGTCCGCGTCGACTACGCCGGCGACCCGACCGAGGTGCGCGCGGAGGGCCAGCGCGAGGGCACCAGCCCCTGGTACCGCGACGGCGAGGAGCAGGGGGTGGCCGGGGAGCCGGAGAGCTCGGCCTGGTGGTTCCCCGCCGACGACCACCCCGAGGACCCCGCGCTGTTCGAGGTCCGGGCCCGGGTCCGCGACGGTCTGCAGGCGATCAGCGTCGGGGAGCTGGTCAGCCGCGACGTCGCCCAGGAGGACGGCTGGGACACCTGGCACTGGCGGGCGAACCAGCCGATGGCCACCTACCTCACCTTCCTGATGGTGGGGCGGTACCGCATCGACGAGGGGCGGGTCTCCGGCCGGCCCTACGTCTACGCCGTCAGCGAGCGGTTCACCCCCGTCCAGCAGGACGACCTGCTGGCCGAGCTGGCCGAGACGCCGGAGTGGGTCGCCGAGCTCGAGCGCGACCTGGGGCCCTACCCCTTCAGCGAGCTGGGCGGGGTGGTGCCGCCGTTCCGGTTCTGGTTCGCCGGTCTGGAGACCCAGACCCGCCCGGTCTACGACGGGCGGTCGCTGCTGGACGACGACTACGCCGACACGCTGCTGGTGCACGAGCTGGCCCACATGTGGTTCGGCGACAACGTGACCCTCAGCCGCTGGGACGACATCTTCAACAACGAGGGCTGGGCCTCCTACATGGAGTGGGTGGTCGAGGAGCGGCGGGGCGGCCCGACGCCGAACGAGCGGATGCTCCGCAGCTACGACCAGCTGGTGGACGAGGACCGCTTCTGGGCGGTCCCGATGGACGACCCCGGCGCCGAGCGGGTCTTCGCCACCGTCTACGACCGCGGCCCGATGGCGTTGCAGGCCCTGCGGAACCTGATCGGCGACCCCGCGTTCACCCGGCTGATGCGCGACTGGGCGCAGACGCCGGGGGCACGCAGCGTCGAGGACTTCCGCGCCCGGACCGACGAGGTCACCGACGTCGACCTGGACCCCTGGTACGAGGCCTGGTTCCGCGGCACCACCGCCCCCGCCAGGATCCCGGAGCACGGCTTCGGCGCCTGA
- the recO gene encoding DNA repair protein RecO — MPTYRDEAIVLRTHKLGEADRIITMLSRERGKIRAVARQVRRTTSKFGARLEPFGHIDLQLAQGRSLDVVTQVEMRHAWGDPLSRDYARWTAGQVMLETADRLVTEEREPARQQFLLLAGALRVLSLGTSDGARPATMVLDAYLLRALAVAGYAPTFTDCARCGTAGPHQSFSPSAGGVVCIRCRPPGTAVPPPQTLALMAALLAGDWEGTRDVEPARQREASGLTAAFVAWHLERGLRSLAHLERA, encoded by the coding sequence GTGCCGACCTACCGTGACGAGGCCATCGTGCTGCGCACCCACAAGCTGGGTGAAGCCGATCGCATCATCACGATGCTGTCCCGCGAGCGCGGCAAGATCCGGGCCGTGGCCCGGCAGGTGCGTCGGACCACCTCCAAGTTCGGGGCGAGGCTCGAGCCGTTCGGCCACATCGACCTGCAGCTGGCCCAGGGCCGCAGCCTGGACGTGGTCACCCAGGTGGAGATGCGTCACGCCTGGGGCGACCCGCTCTCCCGCGACTACGCCCGCTGGACCGCCGGGCAGGTGATGCTGGAGACGGCCGACCGGCTGGTCACCGAGGAGCGCGAGCCCGCCCGCCAGCAGTTCCTGCTGCTGGCCGGGGCGCTGCGGGTGCTGAGCCTGGGCACCTCCGACGGCGCCCGGCCGGCGACCATGGTGCTGGACGCCTATCTGCTCCGGGCCCTGGCCGTGGCCGGGTACGCACCCACCTTCACCGACTGCGCCCGCTGCGGCACCGCCGGCCCGCACCAGTCGTTCTCCCCGTCCGCCGGCGGTGTGGTGTGCATCCGCTGCCGTCCACCCGGGACGGCCGTGCCGCCGCCGCAGACGCTGGCCCTGATGGCGGCCCTGCTGGCCGGGGACTGGGAGGGCACCCGCGACGTCGAGCCGGCCCGCCAGCGCGAGGCCAGCGGGCTGACCGCCGCCTTCGTGGCCTGGCACCTGGAGCGGGGACTGCGCTCGCTGGCCCACCTGGAACGCGCGTGA
- a CDS encoding GNAT family N-acetyltransferase: MPTPPPPAEDPAPRVVPANRASEDDLDRLLGSRGRGAVCRCQRYKLPPGESFGSVPAEVRRERMIEQTACGQPRARRTSGLVAYLGEEPVGWCAVEPRPAFDGLLRVYKVPWQDREEDRDDPGVWAVTCLFTRAGYRRRGISRALAREAVQHARRRGATALEAYPARAAGALAEELHVGTPDTFLDAGMRLVHWVSPRRAVVRIDLGDGEDGLSR, from the coding sequence TTGCCCACCCCTCCCCCTCCTGCGGAAGACCCGGCACCGCGGGTCGTGCCGGCCAACCGCGCGAGCGAGGACGACCTCGACCGGCTCCTCGGCAGCAGGGGCAGGGGCGCGGTGTGCCGCTGCCAGCGCTACAAGCTGCCGCCCGGGGAGTCCTTCGGCTCGGTGCCGGCGGAGGTGCGCCGGGAGCGGATGATCGAGCAGACCGCCTGCGGGCAGCCGCGGGCCCGGCGGACCAGCGGGCTGGTGGCCTACCTCGGCGAGGAGCCCGTGGGCTGGTGCGCGGTGGAGCCGCGGCCTGCCTTCGACGGGTTGCTGCGGGTCTACAAGGTCCCCTGGCAGGACCGCGAGGAGGACCGTGACGACCCGGGCGTCTGGGCGGTGACCTGCCTGTTCACCCGGGCCGGGTACCGCCGCCGGGGCATCAGCCGGGCGCTGGCGCGGGAAGCCGTCCAGCACGCCCGCCGCCGGGGTGCCACCGCCCTGGAGGCCTACCCCGCCCGGGCCGCGGGGGCGCTGGCCGAGGAGCTCCACGTCGGCACCCCCGACACCTTCCTGGACGCCGGGATGCGGCTGGTGCACTGGGTCAGCCCGCGCCGGGCCGTGGTGCGCATCGACCTCGGCGACGGGGAGGACGGGCTCAGTCGCTGA
- a CDS encoding GNAT family N-acetyltransferase codes for MTTPSTTTVTLASVPVADAAALHDVFAGVARINAANNLALLGHTDLVDAPAATCAAFLDRGDADKLLLVALDGPTTDPQGPGLPEVTEIGTARVLGYAEASLPTKDNLDLAEVFVEVHPDAARAGLGGVLATALEDEVRARGRHTLMSWTAHRDEAEPASDEALVAPTGVGALRRDDPVTRFALSRGYALEQTERHSQLEVPVAEEVLAPLRQQAVAASEGYEVLTWVGRTPEEHLEQMARLRQRMSVDVPMGALAFEEEAWDAERVRRGDDRAERMGRTVLTAAARHLASGEMVAYSVLICPGENEAVGWQGDTLVHGDHRGHRLGMLVKVANLEAMATRRPSTQRVHTWNAGENQWMLAINVALGFRRVATEGAWQKRVSD; via the coding sequence ATGACCACGCCGTCGACCACCACCGTCACGCTGGCCTCCGTGCCCGTCGCCGACGCCGCCGCCCTGCACGACGTGTTCGCCGGCGTCGCCCGCATCAACGCGGCCAACAACCTGGCCCTGCTCGGCCACACCGACCTGGTCGACGCGCCGGCAGCCACCTGCGCCGCCTTCCTCGACCGAGGTGACGCCGACAAGCTGCTGCTGGTGGCGCTGGACGGCCCGACCACCGACCCGCAGGGACCCGGTCTGCCCGAGGTCACCGAGATCGGCACCGCGCGGGTGCTCGGCTACGCGGAGGCCTCGCTGCCCACCAAGGACAACCTGGACCTGGCCGAGGTCTTCGTCGAGGTCCACCCCGACGCCGCCCGCGCCGGCCTCGGCGGCGTGCTGGCCACCGCGCTGGAGGACGAGGTCCGGGCGCGGGGCCGTCACACCCTGATGAGCTGGACCGCGCACCGCGACGAGGCCGAGCCCGCCAGCGACGAGGCCCTGGTCGCGCCGACCGGGGTGGGGGCGCTGCGCCGCGACGACCCGGTGACCCGCTTCGCGCTCTCCCGCGGCTACGCCCTGGAGCAGACCGAGCGGCACTCCCAGCTCGAGGTCCCGGTGGCCGAGGAGGTGCTGGCCCCGCTGCGGCAGCAGGCGGTCGCCGCCTCCGAGGGCTACGAGGTGCTGACCTGGGTGGGCCGCACGCCCGAGGAGCACCTTGAGCAGATGGCCCGCCTCCGCCAGCGGATGAGCGTGGACGTGCCGATGGGGGCGCTGGCCTTCGAGGAGGAGGCCTGGGACGCCGAGCGGGTGCGGCGCGGGGACGACCGGGCCGAGCGGATGGGGCGCACCGTGCTCACCGCGGCCGCCCGCCACCTGGCCAGCGGCGAGATGGTGGCCTACTCGGTGCTCATCTGCCCGGGGGAGAACGAGGCGGTCGGCTGGCAGGGCGACACCCTGGTGCACGGGGACCACCGCGGCCACCGGCTGGGCATGCTGGTCAAGGTGGCCAACCTGGAGGCCATGGCGACCCGGCGCCCGTCCACCCAGCGGGTGCACACCTGGAACGCGGGGGAGAACCAGTGGATGCTGGCCATCAACGTCGCCCTCGGGTTCCGCCGGGTGGCCACCGAGGGCGCCTGGCAGAAGCGGGTCAGCGACTGA
- a CDS encoding isoprenyl transferase, with translation MARRRKQPAPRPPRRAPEPHPTGVRPPALPADQLPRHVAIVMDGNGRWAKQRGLPRTDGHARGEDALFDVIAGAIELGIPYLSAYAFSTENWRRSPEEVRWLMGFNRDVIHRRRDQLDAMGVRIRWAGRRPRLWKSVIDELESAEAQSEGNDVLTLQFCVNYGGRAEIVDAARRIAELARDGRLDPARLTEDRFRQFLDEPDIPDVDLFLRSSGEQRTSNFLLWQSAYAEMVFLDRLWPDFDRRDLWRAVELYVNRDRRYGGAVPNETRGGAVPNDTRGGAGPGAADGF, from the coding sequence GTGGCCCGACGACGCAAGCAGCCCGCCCCGCGACCGCCCCGCCGGGCCCCGGAACCGCACCCGACCGGCGTCCGGCCGCCGGCGCTCCCCGCCGACCAGCTGCCCCGGCACGTGGCCATCGTGATGGACGGCAACGGCCGTTGGGCCAAGCAGCGCGGCCTCCCCCGCACCGACGGCCACGCCCGCGGCGAGGACGCCCTGTTCGACGTCATCGCCGGGGCCATCGAGCTCGGCATCCCCTACCTGTCGGCCTACGCCTTCTCCACCGAGAACTGGCGGCGCTCACCGGAGGAGGTCCGCTGGCTGATGGGCTTCAACCGCGACGTCATCCACCGCCGCCGCGACCAGCTGGACGCGATGGGGGTCCGGATCCGCTGGGCCGGCCGTCGACCGCGGCTGTGGAAGAGCGTCATCGACGAGCTGGAGAGCGCGGAGGCCCAGAGCGAGGGCAACGACGTCCTCACCCTGCAGTTCTGCGTGAACTACGGCGGGCGGGCCGAGATCGTCGACGCCGCCCGCCGCATCGCCGAGCTCGCCCGCGACGGGCGGCTCGACCCCGCCCGGCTCACCGAGGACCGGTTCCGGCAGTTCCTCGACGAGCCGGACATCCCCGACGTCGACCTGTTCCTGCGCTCCTCCGGGGAGCAGCGCACCTCGAACTTCCTGCTGTGGCAGTCGGCCTACGCCGAGATGGTCTTCCTGGACCGGCTGTGGCCGGACTTCGACCGCCGCGACCTGTGGCGGGCGGTGGAGCTGTACGTGAACCGCGACCGGCGTTACGGCGGAGCCGTACCGAACGAGACGCGCGGCGGAGCCGTACCGAACGACACGCGTGGCGGAGCCGGACCGGGGGCAGCTGACGGATTCTGA
- the leuA gene encoding 2-isopropylmalate synthase — translation MTVHSTRSTSVQPRPVQQPSPMPFSRYTAFQPVDVPDRTWPTKKVTQAPRWLSTDLRDGNQALIDPMTPARKHRMFQMLVQMGYKEIEVGFPSASQTDFDFVRQLIEQDLVPDDVTISVLTQAREDLIERTVESLVGAHRANVHLYNATAELFRRVVFRMSEAECIALATRGTELVVKHAEEKLAGVEFGYQYSPEIFTQTPTDFAVEVCNAVMDVWQPGPDREIILNLPATVEMSTPNTYADQIEYFGRHVAHREHAVISLHPHNDRGTAVAATELALMAGADRVEGCLFGHGERTGNVDLVTLGMNLFSQGIDPQIDFSDIDEIRRTVEYCTNLPVHPRHPYAGDLVYTAFSGSHQDAIKKGLEDLERRAAEQGVEVGEMPWEAPYLPIDPRDVGRSYEAVIRVNSQSGKGGMAYIMKSEHRLDLPRRLQIEFSRVVQQHSDSDGGEMTAETLWRIFDGEYLHPAGPLALGEIESRSGGEDGDQLSVSVRYGDSTRSISGEGNGPVSAYVDALGTLGHRVRVLDYSEHALASGGDAHAASYVECEVGEGDQATVVWGVGIDANTTRATLKAINAAVNRAG, via the coding sequence ATGACCGTCCACAGCACCCGTTCCACCTCCGTGCAGCCCCGGCCGGTGCAGCAGCCCAGCCCGATGCCGTTCTCCCGCTACACCGCCTTCCAGCCCGTCGACGTCCCCGACCGGACCTGGCCGACCAAGAAGGTCACCCAGGCACCCCGGTGGCTGTCCACCGACCTGCGTGACGGCAACCAGGCGCTGATCGACCCGATGACCCCGGCCCGCAAGCACCGCATGTTCCAGATGCTGGTGCAGATGGGCTACAAGGAGATCGAGGTCGGCTTCCCCTCGGCCAGCCAGACCGACTTCGACTTCGTCCGCCAGCTGATCGAGCAGGACCTGGTCCCCGACGACGTCACCATCTCGGTGCTGACCCAGGCCCGCGAGGACCTGATCGAGCGCACCGTGGAGTCCCTGGTCGGGGCGCACCGCGCCAACGTGCACCTGTACAACGCCACCGCCGAGCTGTTCCGCCGGGTGGTCTTCCGGATGAGCGAGGCCGAGTGCATCGCGCTGGCGACCCGCGGGACCGAGCTGGTGGTCAAGCACGCCGAGGAGAAGCTGGCCGGGGTCGAGTTCGGCTACCAGTACAGCCCGGAGATCTTCACCCAGACCCCCACCGACTTCGCCGTCGAGGTCTGCAACGCGGTGATGGACGTCTGGCAGCCCGGCCCGGACCGGGAGATCATCCTCAACCTGCCGGCCACGGTGGAGATGTCGACGCCGAACACCTACGCCGACCAGATCGAGTACTTCGGCCGTCACGTGGCCCACCGCGAGCACGCGGTGATCTCGCTGCACCCGCACAACGACCGCGGGACCGCGGTGGCCGCCACCGAGCTGGCCCTGATGGCCGGTGCGGACCGCGTCGAGGGCTGCCTGTTCGGCCACGGCGAGCGCACCGGCAACGTGGACCTGGTGACCCTGGGGATGAACCTGTTCAGCCAGGGCATCGACCCGCAGATCGACTTCTCCGACATCGACGAGATCCGTCGCACGGTGGAGTACTGCACCAACCTGCCGGTCCACCCGCGCCACCCCTACGCCGGTGACCTGGTCTACACCGCCTTCTCCGGCTCCCACCAGGACGCCATCAAGAAGGGTCTGGAGGACCTCGAGCGCCGGGCCGCCGAGCAGGGCGTCGAGGTGGGCGAGATGCCCTGGGAGGCGCCGTACCTGCCGATCGACCCGCGCGACGTCGGCCGCTCCTACGAGGCCGTGATCCGGGTGAACTCCCAGTCCGGCAAGGGCGGGATGGCCTACATCATGAAGAGCGAGCACCGCCTGGACCTGCCGCGCCGGCTGCAGATCGAGTTCTCCCGGGTGGTGCAGCAGCACAGCGACAGCGACGGCGGGGAGATGACGGCGGAGACGCTGTGGCGCATCTTCGACGGCGAGTACCTGCACCCGGCCGGCCCGCTGGCCCTCGGCGAGATCGAGTCGCGCTCCGGCGGCGAGGACGGGGACCAGCTCAGCGTCAGCGTCCGCTACGGCGACAGCACCCGCAGCATCAGCGGCGAGGGCAACGGACCGGTCTCGGCCTACGTCGACGCGCTCGGCACCCTCGGCCACCGCGTCCGCGTGCTGGACTACTCCGAGCACGCCCTCGCCTCCGGTGGGGACGCCCACGCGGCGTCCTACGTGGAGTGCGAGGTCGGCGAGGGCGACCAGGCGACCGTGGTCTGGGGGGTCGGCATCGACGCCAACACCACCCGGGCCACGCTCAAGGCCATCAACGCCGCGGTGAACCGGGCCGGGTAG
- a CDS encoding hemerythrin domain-containing protein yields MPTSIARQTERQLGGPRSVLVRQQRDHQELDRLVHAIDAAECADRQDLLTDLARLVFPHAFAEESVLWPVIRRVLPEGEALTLQIEQEHQEINELWSELEQTTPGDGRHEELWPRIVAVLREDVRDEEDELLPRLQERVGRRELARLGLAWELVRRISPTRPHPVVARRPPGNATAALPLTLLDRSRDHLDRAARGGTGRVARVAGGLSRAAAGVAGRLEHVPPFTAGEDPSTRSGRTARD; encoded by the coding sequence ATGCCGACCTCCATCGCCCGCCAGACCGAGCGCCAGCTCGGTGGTCCCCGCAGCGTGCTGGTCCGTCAGCAGCGCGACCACCAGGAGCTCGACCGGCTGGTGCACGCGATCGACGCCGCGGAGTGCGCCGACCGCCAGGACCTGCTCACCGACCTGGCCCGGCTGGTCTTCCCGCACGCCTTCGCCGAGGAGTCGGTGCTGTGGCCGGTGATCCGGCGGGTCCTGCCCGAGGGCGAGGCGCTCACCCTGCAGATCGAGCAGGAGCACCAGGAGATCAACGAGCTGTGGAGCGAGCTGGAGCAGACCACACCCGGCGACGGACGCCACGAGGAGCTGTGGCCGCGGATCGTCGCCGTGCTGCGGGAGGACGTCCGCGACGAGGAGGACGAGCTGCTCCCCCGGCTGCAGGAGCGCGTCGGCCGCCGTGAGCTGGCGCGCCTGGGGCTGGCCTGGGAGCTGGTCCGGCGGATCTCCCCCACCCGGCCGCACCCGGTGGTGGCCCGCCGCCCGCCGGGGAACGCGACCGCCGCGCTGCCGCTGACCCTGCTGGACCGGTCGCGGGATCACCTTGACCGGGCCGCGCGGGGCGGCACCGGGCGGGTCGCCCGCGTGGCCGGCGGCCTCAGCCGGGCCGCCGCCGGCGTCGCGGGTCGGTTGGAGCACGTGCCGCCCTTCACCGCGGGCGAGGACCCCAGCACCCGCTCCGGTCGGACCGCACGGGACTGA
- the era gene encoding GTPase Era — protein sequence MTATTPEGFRSGFACFVGRPNAGKSTLTNAVVGSKIAIASSKPQTTRHAIKGIVSRPDAQMVLIDTPGLHKPRTLLGERLNDLVRATWSEVDVIGVCLPSNQRIGPGDTYLVRQVAQLPKRPRLVALATKSDLVSGTRIREHLMSIGALEEEVGLRWEHIIPVSAMTDDQVDVVTDEIIGLLPPGPAYYPDGEVTDEPSEVLVAELIREAALEGVRDELPHSITVVVDEMLLREGRPEDKPLLDVYATMVVERDSQKGIVIGHKGTRLRDVGTAARTQIQTLLGTPVHLDLKVKVMKDWQRNAKSLNRLGF from the coding sequence ATGACCGCCACCACGCCTGAGGGCTTCCGCTCCGGCTTCGCCTGCTTCGTCGGGCGGCCCAACGCCGGCAAGTCCACGCTGACCAACGCGGTGGTGGGCAGCAAGATCGCCATCGCCTCGTCCAAGCCGCAGACCACCCGGCACGCCATCAAGGGCATCGTGTCCCGCCCGGACGCCCAGATGGTGCTGATCGACACCCCCGGTCTGCACAAGCCGCGCACGCTGCTGGGGGAGCGGCTCAACGACCTGGTCCGGGCCACCTGGTCCGAGGTCGACGTGATCGGGGTCTGCCTGCCCTCCAACCAGCGGATCGGCCCCGGCGACACCTACCTCGTGCGCCAGGTGGCCCAGCTGCCCAAGCGACCCAGGCTGGTGGCGCTGGCCACCAAGTCCGACCTCGTCTCCGGCACCCGGATTCGGGAGCACCTGATGTCGATCGGTGCCCTGGAGGAGGAGGTGGGGCTGCGCTGGGAGCACATCATCCCCGTCTCGGCCATGACCGACGACCAGGTCGACGTGGTCACCGACGAGATCATCGGGCTGCTGCCGCCGGGACCGGCCTACTACCCCGACGGGGAGGTCACCGACGAGCCGAGCGAGGTGCTGGTGGCCGAGCTCATCCGCGAGGCCGCGCTGGAGGGCGTCCGCGACGAGCTGCCGCACTCGATCACCGTGGTGGTGGACGAGATGCTGCTGCGTGAGGGACGTCCGGAGGACAAGCCGCTGCTGGACGTCTACGCCACCATGGTGGTCGAGCGGGACTCCCAGAAGGGCATCGTGATCGGGCACAAGGGGACCCGGCTGCGCGACGTCGGCACGGCCGCCCGCACCCAGATCCAGACCCTCCTCGGCACCCCCGTCCACCTGGACCTCAAGGTCAAGGTGATGAAGGACTGGCAGCGCAACGCGAAGTCGCTCAACCGGCTCGGGTTCTGA
- the ybeY gene encoding rRNA maturation RNase YbeY — protein MTVELNNESGEQVDTTGLVELATFALARLRIHPLAELSVVLVDEETMSAYHERFMGEPGPTDVLSFPMDELRAPADDDDPPEGLLGDIVLCPAVTSRQAAEHGRSAEQEAEYLLVHGLLHLLGHDHAEPAEKKAMFDLKDAILADWAEERGGR, from the coding sequence GTGACCGTCGAGCTCAACAACGAGTCCGGTGAGCAGGTCGACACCACCGGCCTGGTCGAGCTGGCGACCTTCGCCCTGGCCCGGCTGCGGATCCACCCGCTGGCCGAGCTGAGCGTGGTGCTGGTCGACGAGGAGACGATGTCGGCCTACCACGAGCGCTTCATGGGCGAGCCGGGCCCGACCGACGTCCTCTCCTTCCCGATGGACGAGCTCCGGGCCCCCGCCGACGACGACGACCCGCCCGAGGGCCTGCTCGGCGACATCGTGCTGTGCCCGGCGGTGACCAGCCGGCAGGCCGCCGAGCACGGCCGCAGCGCCGAGCAGGAGGCGGAGTACCTGCTGGTCCACGGTCTGCTGCACCTGCTCGGCCACGACCACGCCGAGCCGGCGGAGAAGAAGGCCATGTTCGACCTCAAGGACGCGATCCTCGCGGACTGGGCCGAGGAGCGCGGGGGCCGGTGA
- a CDS encoding PhoH family protein, whose product MVNVLGPRDEFLRILERELDADIHVRGNEVTLTGPPAAIVQGAELLTEMVTVLRTGQGLAADTVERLVSMMGQAGDTRPADVLTQNILSNRGKTIRPKTLNQKRYVDAIDKHTVVFGIGPAGTGKTYLAMAKAVQALQRKDVNRIILTRPAVEAGENLGFLPGTLNDKIDPYLRPLYDALHDMVDPDSIPRLLTSGTIEVAPLAYMRGRTLNDAFIILDEAQNTSMEQMKMFLTRLGFGAKMVVTGDVTQVDLPGATRSGLRAVQGVLDGVEDISFCSLTNHDVVRNRLVGKIVEAYDRFESVDQQQQAGRRRGSR is encoded by the coding sequence ATGGTCAACGTGCTGGGTCCTCGCGACGAGTTCCTGCGGATCCTGGAGCGGGAGCTGGACGCCGACATCCACGTCCGTGGCAACGAGGTGACCCTGACCGGCCCCCCGGCCGCGATCGTCCAGGGCGCCGAGCTGCTGACCGAGATGGTCACCGTGCTCCGCACCGGCCAGGGGCTGGCGGCCGACACCGTCGAGCGGCTGGTCTCCATGATGGGCCAGGCCGGCGACACCCGACCGGCCGACGTGCTGACCCAGAACATCCTGTCCAACCGCGGCAAGACGATCCGGCCCAAGACGCTGAACCAGAAGCGCTACGTGGACGCGATCGACAAGCACACGGTGGTCTTCGGCATCGGGCCCGCCGGTACCGGGAAGACGTACCTGGCGATGGCCAAGGCCGTGCAGGCGCTGCAGCGCAAGGACGTCAACCGGATCATCCTGACCCGTCCGGCGGTGGAGGCGGGGGAGAACCTGGGCTTCCTGCCCGGCACCCTCAACGACAAGATCGACCCGTACCTGCGCCCGCTCTACGACGCGCTGCACGACATGGTCGACCCCGACTCGATCCCGCGGCTGCTGACCTCGGGCACCATCGAGGTGGCCCCGCTGGCCTACATGCGCGGGCGCACCCTCAACGACGCCTTCATCATCCTCGACGAGGCCCAGAACACCTCGATGGAGCAGATGAAGATGTTCCTGACCCGGCTCGGGTTCGGCGCCAAGATGGTGGTGACCGGTGACGTCACCCAGGTCGACCTGCCCGGTGCCACCCGCAGCGGCCTCCGGGCCGTCCAGGGCGTGCTCGACGGCGTCGAGGACATCAGCTTCTGCTCCCTGACCAACCACGACGTGGTCCGCAACCGGCTGGTCGGCAAGATCGTCGAGGCCTACGACCGGTTCGAGTCCGTCGACCAGCAGCAGCAGGCCGGCCGTCGTCGCGGCAGCCGGTGA